In the Silene latifolia isolate original U9 population chromosome 1, ASM4854445v1, whole genome shotgun sequence genome, TATACTAAAcccgtcaaaaaaaaaaaaaaattatatacgaAAAATAGATTGAATATTAAGTCATTACGCGAAGTATCGTCACCACTAGAGCATTTTCAATTGGCCATGCCGAATGCCGATATATATTGTCGATATTAGGCAACTAatatttaaacaacacaataacTCGCCTAAAAATACATTATCTTACTTGCGACTGTAACAATATTATAATGTTAAGCCTAATCAAAGCCAATAATGTGCTAACCACTATAAAAAAAATATTGCAATTTGATTAATTAGAGTAGTATTATACTACAGATGATCATCTTATATATAGAATGTTAGTCTTTGAGTTTCTTAGTAACTACTTCAAATACTACTCTACAATATATCCCTCAGATTTGTCACTAAAATGTCTACCCTTACTTTGAATATGAACTCCGTGAGTCTAAATGACTCGAACTATAGTAAAGAAGAAGAGGTAAATAAGCTCAAAAATGCGAAAGCAACTGTGAAACACATGATGGATTCTGGTTTAACCCAAGTTCCGAAAATCTTCACAAACCAAACAGAGTTGTGGCAAGATGAATCAGTAGAGACATATAACCGGGACCTCAAAGTTCCGGTCATTGATCTTCGAGGTTTCGAAGGTGAAGGGAAAAGGAGGAAGCAGATTGTGGCTGAAATTCTTGACGCGTCAAAAACATGGGGAATATTTAAGGTGGTCGgtcatggagtgcctaaggaaaGCATCAATGATATGCTTGAAGGTGTAAAAAAGTTCAATGAGCAACCCATGGAGTTGAAGACTGAGTATTACTCCCATGATCCAACCAAGAAGGTGCGGTATCACCTCTCTATTAATCCAATCTCATTTGATCCGGTATGGAAGGACACGTTTTCGGCTCATTATGAGGATCAGCCTGTTGAGGATTCTGAGGCCTTTGTGCCGAGTATTTGCAGGTAACTTATAGTGATATATCAtattataatactccgtattaaattcATAGGTTTGTGTTTATACATCTAAGTAAACTAATTTTGAGTCATCTAAGTTATCCGCCCTAGCTAGAAATCCTAGTTCCGTCACCAGATTTACCAGACCCAAACTGATTGGATCCAAAACAGCAAAACATGACACAAAATGAAAAACTTGAAACAAAAACCTTTAATGGATAGGAGAATAAACCGACTGATCAAACTAGTATACATTGACCGGAAGTGACCTGAACTAGCAAACTGAAATTACTCAACCCGTAAAGACGTTAGTCTTGCGAGCCGGCCACTATCCCAATTCGGTATGAGCCTAATAACAAACATTGAATATGAAGGTTTCActtacaacaacattaccctatTATCTTAAAGACTCTCGTCTATAACGAGATAGGAGACCAGACATAAGCAAACTTCCCCAAATGATGTTACAGGAATTTTTTATGAGCAGCACATATAGTTTTTAGGTCATTTAGATTTATTCCATCatataagtaaaaaaaaaatactaaaacTTTCAACATTATATAGCACTTGAGAATGTTTATAAAACACCTAAATGATTTTCTAATTTCCTGCCAAAATTGCAGAAAAGAAATGTCAGATTATGTGACATATGCGACTGAGCTGAAAGAGACGTTATCAGAGTTGATGTCTGAGGCATTGGGGCTAAGGAGTGATTACCTGAGAACAAGTGGATGCATAGAAGCTCGAAAGTTGGTGAGCCACTATTCTCCGCCATGTCCCGACCCTTCCTTGACCATGAGCACATCCAAGCATTCCGATCCTTTCTTCCTCACTTTTCTCGTCCAAAACAACGTTAATGGACTTCAGGCTCACCATGAAAATCAGTGGATAGATGTGACTTTTGAGGATGATGTTATCTTAGTTGTCATCGGTGACTTGCTCCAGGTACTACCCTGAAATTTACACCCTTGTAATCTTCATTTTACGTCATTTTGCAAAGTCTAAGACTGCTAAAACAACATACAGAATAACAattaaacacaaaaaaacaaacatagaTATGTAGTTTTGTATGGAACTTAACAAATCAAAGCAAAGAGATCATATTTTGGAAGGACAAATGGGACATTTCAACATTTTCATCAGCCCGATGACTAAATAAAATGATGCTAATTACGGTTTTGTATGTGCAGCTTATTACCAATGATGTTTTCAAAAGTACAGTACACAGAGTAGTGCCCAGTACCGAAGGACCAAGGTTATCATCTGGGGCCTTTTTCCTCCCAAGCACCAAAAATCATTCTAGGATTTATGGACCGATCAAAGAGCTCTACGAACACAATAACGGTGCACCGGTTTACAAAGAGACGTGCTTCATCGAGTATATTAAAACATTTCCAAGAAAGGGGCCTTGTGGTTATAAAACCCTTTCTAAATTCTGGGTTTAGGTTTCATGTTCCTCTTAATCTTCACATACATCAGTCTCTCTGTGATGAGGCTGTGTTATTGTGAGCTTAATAAGTTGGAGTACCAAAAGAAGACGACATTTTACATCATAACCAGAGATTTGTACACATCAGTGCAGAAAAACAATTTCAAAACTCTCGATTAATAAAACTCGTGTTTCATCTGATGTTAACTAGCACAAACTTGTATGTATATGATAAGACCTTGCTACAATAGGGTAATGTAAGAGCTAATATCTCACGAGAACTCAACCAGTAGCGAAGCTGGGTATCAAAGTGAGGAGGATCAAACATGACTAAAAAGTTGTATAAGGTGAATCATAAATACAATACAGAACGATCCTATTCCTTTGGACTTAATTCCAGTTTAGTTCAGCTCACCGTTAGTTTCAGTCGAAAGGAATAGGGCCTAGGAAAACATAATCGAGAGTGTTACACCGTTAACTAACAGAATCATATTTTCCATTGCCAGAGGGCAGCAGCCAGCCCTTTAGTAGTCCGCCTCGCTCCACCAGTGGATTAAACGGTTCAGCCTATTGAAATAACGTAaaccctaagggtgtgtttggattgagggatttggaaagaaagggaggggagggaattGGAAGGTTGAGAAATCCATTATTTGATTAGCAAAATGAAGGTAGAAGgatttggaggggagggaaaatgaatGTCTCTATTTCCCTCCTATAAGGCAAATTGTTTCCCCACCAACATagacaagatttggagggaaaatcacctcctccattctccttcccctccccttcctttcctttcccttccctcctcccccctccctccctttccttccttttttcctatccaaacacaccctaactTTTCCAGATCAAAAGTGATAATCCCATTTCAAATTCAGACTACATTTTTATCAAAGATGCCAACTTTTATAACCCAGATGCTAAATTATCATAATAAAAGTAGTataacacaaccaaccaattacCATTAAAGCTTAATCCTTGAAATTCAACAGATCCACAATAAACAATTCCCCTTTtgcgtcccgatcatttgtttaactttgattGAAATACCCATCACATAGAAtataaaacgtaaacaaatgattggaacgGAATGAGTATATTGTTTGTTGTAAATCCACAATGCTGCATTTAAGAGAAACCCAGCAAACCTAATTGAATACAATTAAGGAAGGTGTAATCGTATATACTTACCCCATTCCATTCATTAACAATTTAACACCTTCAATTAAAATACCTCTTACACGTAATTGAATACAATTAAGGAAGGTAAATAACAAATGCATGAGACGAAAGGAGTGTAAAAAAATGTCTATAATATGAGACCGTCTCATATAAGGATCGAGTACCTGGGTGGGGAGCTCGTAAATTGACCAGAATAGAGCGGGGACATGGTTTTCAGTTAGCCCCCGTTCATTTGATCCGTATTTTTTCATTTCCGCTCTTTTAACTTGTTTAAACTTAATTTATAGGGCTTCAAATAAGTTGGGTTGAACTAAAATCAAACCTAGACTAACTCGAATGGATATGTTCAAAACCATAAACCCGCTCTGACTTGTTTGATGAAGTTGAATATGACTTTATCACTCCTTGTGTCCTTGCTACGACTTGTTTAAATAAACCGTATTGACTTGTTTATATAAGCCTGAATTTGTCTTAAAAAATCATTTAATGGTTGGTCTAAAAATTAACTTGTACATGCAAATAATTACGGAGTAgataattaaataacaaaataCACAAATCCATAAACGACTTAATCTATCTAAATTAGACTTCGAATATAAAAACAAACGCAAAATGAACAAGATTCTAATTATCCACTCACTTCTAACACGACACGACAAGATCTAGCCCACCTACAAATACATGCAACACAATTACTAAGCTCAAATTAATCATTTGCCAGGTCTATAAAATCAATCTTTATGGCTCAACACAAAAACCATAAAGTCAATATTGATACTCGAATCCAAACAATTTTGCTCCAATTTGACCCAATTCAGAACTTATACCTTAAATAAACGAGAAAAggattgtacatcagatgtactacCTCATACTTAATGAGTTTTTGAGCCTTTGTGTATTTTTTTGAGTTCTATAGagtttatataaattacattttagttttttgacgtcaaaaatcaaatatttctgagcttatatgtaatttttttgagttataatataacttttgagattaatgtttaagtaatataaactcaaaaactttttcttaatgctcaaaaactataccatAGGATGTACTACATCAAATGTATAATCCAGTTACTCAAAATAAACCTAAGTGCAAACAAATTTGATCCAATTTATCTGAAATCATAACTTATGCTTGAACTCGTTATAACTTGACCCAAATCATAACATATgcttgaacttttttttttttttttttgaaaacccaTTGGGGTTAATTCATATTAATTAAATCCTCATTCGCCTTACACAAAATCCAGTTCGGAAAATCAGAAACCCAACTACGCCTACCTACAGTCCACGGCACAGCATGAACCAAGCCGTGTGCAACCGTATTATAGTTTCGactaacaaaagaaaaagaaaaaacatcaaaaaaattacataaagaaAAAATGTCATCATAGATGAGAGCAAGCTCGCTTCTACCGCATCTCCTAGCCTTCAAGACCGCAATCACAACTCGACAATCACTCTCGACCTCTACTTTCGTGTATCCCGATCTCCTCGCTTCCTTAAGCCCTTCCAAAACTGCCCATGCTTCAGCTAGCTCCGGAGCCATCTCAACCTCCTTCTGGATTGTGACGCACCATTCAATACTACCTGAGGCATTACGACAAATAAGACCCAAACCCGTTCCTACCCCCTCCACCACACCCGCATCCACGTTAATCTTAACAACACCATCTCTCGGTCGTGCCCAACCCCTCTACATATGCTTGAACTTTGACCAACCTAAATCCAAACAATTTTACTAATTTTGCTCACTTACAAGTTAGTAAAACTTATACCCGAACCCAACCAACCCAGATCTAAACAAATTTTTTTCCAATTTGACCCAAATCAGAACTGGTGCTCATACTCGAACTAAATTCAAACAGTTTTGATCCAATTTAACCCAAATCATAACTTATGACCAAAAAATACACCAAAATCCAAACAAAGTTGCCGTTTGACCCAAATCAGAAATCATGCCCAAAATAAACCCATATCCAAATAAATTTGATGCGATATAACCTAAATCAGAACTTATGTTAAAACACGAATCCAAACAATTTTGAACCCAACCGACCTAAAGTCAAACAATTTTGAACAACTTTGACCAAAAGTAAGTTTAAATCCAACCCCAAACCCGAACCCGAACCCGAATCCGGACATAATAAACCGAACTTATAGAATGGTCCAAACGACTACTAATACAAGAAGCCCAAATGCTGTCATATTTGACTCCATTTCTGACCACCATCATCATTCATCACTACTGATCACCAATTCACCACCATCCTCAACACTATTTCATCTGATTTTTCCAAATTCATAAAAATTTCATGAAGGGTATGTTAAAGTTCAATGCTTTAAACAATTTGGTAAGTTAATTTTTCTGGTTTCTTGTTACTCAACTTTTGAAACAAATTGGTAGCTTTCTTTTATATTCCCTCCGTCCCGatgatttgtttacctttgatttaaATACCCTCGTAGTCTCATAGAGAAcataaaaaggtaaataaatgattgagacggaggagcAAGTAATTAGTACTATTTGTTGATTTGTTCTAAATTGAATGTTCTTGCAGAACTATTTAATGGgatataaaaagtaaataaatgattgagacggaacgAATAATTAGTACTATTTGTTGATTTGTTCTAAATTGAATGTTGTTACAGAAATATTTAATGGGTATGAGAGGATTTTCTGCATTAGCTGGGAAAAGTAAAGGGTTACAAATTCCTGGGGTTAAGGATATTATTGCTGTTGCTTCTGGTAAAGGAGGTGTTGGCAAGTCCACTACTGCTGgtatttcctttctttttcttcgaCTTTTCGACAATAACAACAACCACATTACCCGAATGCCTCAATGGTTCCCGCTAATTGTGGGGGTGTCGGATGTAGGCGGCCTTGCCCTTGTGTTAGCAGCACAAAGAGGCTGATATTCCTTTCTTTTTTtgtcaagtttttttttttgggggggtttGATCAAGGATTAATTTAGTGAATTGTGCTCATTTTGTTCATGTTTTATATGATGATTGATTGAAATGTTGGATAAAGATTCAATCTTTGTTGCTAATAGTGCTAATGATTAATTAGCTCATATGGTATAGAATTTGAATGGACATGCCTATATTGGCTTAAAGACCTGTATGTATTATTGGAGATATATGAACAGGCTCAATTTGCGAGAGGCATTGAGATTTGGGGCACTCGGGTAATGTTATTGTTGTATACACATGCTCAGTTTAGCGAATTTTGCTCATTTTGTACATGATTATTGAttagaaagtaattttaaaatgCAGTCGGTGTTGTTCATAATAATGAATATTGATGCTCGGATGGTATGGATTATAGAATTTGGGTGGACATATTTTTATAATAGGGCTTaattttttctttgttgaatgtGGATGCATAGTTGCTCATTTTGAGTGTTTCAACTTGGTTACTAGAATGATGAAGTATCGAGTGGTGATGGGGTAACTACTAACTAGGCATGTCATTGGTTAATTTGTATTACTCTTTCGCGAACATTTTGAATGCTTGATGAGATTTTTTAGTTGTGGAGATTTTCGATCGTGATATGTATTCACTAAGAATCCTTGTGGGTGTATGTATACTCAGTAGTGGCGTGTTATAGTTTTTTGTCGACATATGTCAATGTTTTGGGCCTTTCTTTTGTGTTTCTGAGGTCCATTAGTGTTATGAAATCAAGCAAGTAGATTTCAAATTCTTCTGTGTTGACATTTTCTGAATTATGTGATGTGTGAAGGCACTACTAAGAGGTTGTATTGTTGAAAAACAACCACTTTTGATGTATAAATGTATGTGATTATGGAGTACAAAGCAACCAGATTCTTGAACTTTCATGCCGTCTCACTAATGTATGTTTACGGAATCTTTGTATCTGCAGTTAATTTGGCTGCTGCCCTTGCCAGTAGGTATCAACTTGCTATTGGTTTACTTGATGCTGATGTATATGGACCTTCCATCCCGACAATGATGAAAATTAGTGGAAAGCCAGATGTAAATGAAGGTATGGTGATACTCAATTTTCTTATATACAATGGAAATTTGATTTTCAGAAATAAAAAGGAATAGACTAGTGCTATTGGTAGttgtattattgtatatattgatCCTTATATTGTACAATGTCTTTGATACGTTCCAGAAAATTTCATTTGAATTTGGATTTTTTTTACTGAGAAAACCCCGCTCCTGAAAAGGAAAATTCTTTTCGGGTGTGATTTTTTTTAATGCGACGCTAGTGTATTGTTAAAACTCCTTTTTAGACTTTCCGGTCGACACTTAACTGAGTGAAAGCATATGCTCTCCATCCTTTTTACTTCCCATTTGGATTTATACCTAAGATAGGCCGATTTTTCTTGACTCGTGTAGACATGAAGATGATCCCCAAGGAAAATTATGGAATCAAGTGCATGTCAATGGGATTGCTTGTCGAGAAGGATCAACCTATCGTCTGGAGAGGCCCCATGGTAAATCTAGTTAAATACTTTTGGTTGGAGAGTTGAGTAAATTTGCATTGCATATAATCATGAATTCATGACACACCAGTTTTCATCTCGGTTTAACTCTAGTTTTTCAGGTAATGAGTGCTCTTGAGAAAATGGCAAAAGGAGTCGAGTGGGGGAAGCTGGATATTCTTGTAGTGGACATGCCACCTGGAACCGGTGATGCTCAGTTGACTATTTCTCAGCGGCTGCAGTTATCAGGTACATTTGTTATCTCACATCATTTAGGATTGCTACTAAGTCTTTGAGATCTATTATTAACTTGTAAGGtacatttatttaattatttctaCATGGACCCTTCAGCGAACAAACTGGCACCTAATTTCCTTAATGCTCCTAGTCCTTCACGTCTCGCCCTTTTAAGTTTTGTTTGATTAATGCTCGAAGTTCCATACTATCATCTATCTGGTAGTATTTTGATCAATCTGAGATATCATTAAGGTATTGAAAGATGTATTAAATGATTCATTGCGGTGAAGCGAGAGAGCTTTAAGCCTTTTCTCTCAATTACTATACAAAtgttcgcattttgaggtgtgcgatcatccatggacggttctaaaggatgattcatgtcagccgaccccaaatcattttgggatgaaggctcttgttgttgttgttgtactatACAAATGTAACTATTGTTTAAGTGGACATGGTCTCTTCCTAATTGTTTTACCATATAGAGACAGATCTTATTTCTATTGGGCAGGGAATCGGTCCCTGATAtcttaaaaatgaaaaaaattgttTACCACATTAACCATCACTTGCCCGTGTTGACCTGTGGTTAGGTGTAATTTGTTTGAACATAGATCGATGGTTCAAATCTCAGACCCACTAATTTTCTCCAAGATCGGTACTGCCAGTCTGCCGGTAGACGGGTAGAGTGTGTCCGATTTCTATGCAGTGTTATTTGTTGTCTTTTGTCTACGAGAATAAACTTAATATTTGAAATTTATATTGGAAGGTGCTATAATTGTTTCTACTCCACAAGATATTGCATTACTAGATGCTCGAAGAGGGGCTCTCATGTTCTCTAAAGTCAATGTCCCGGTATGATTAATTTCttataaatttgttcaatttctTCAAGCAACATATTCATATC is a window encoding:
- the LOC141602913 gene encoding deacetoxyvindoline 4-hydroxylase-like, which produces MSTLTLNMNSVSLNDSNYSKEEEVNKLKNAKATVKHMMDSGLTQVPKIFTNQTELWQDESVETYNRDLKVPVIDLRGFEGEGKRRKQIVAEILDASKTWGIFKVVGHGVPKESINDMLEGVKKFNEQPMELKTEYYSHDPTKKVRYHLSINPISFDPVWKDTFSAHYEDQPVEDSEAFVPSICRKEMSDYVTYATELKETLSELMSEALGLRSDYLRTSGCIEARKLVSHYSPPCPDPSLTMSTSKHSDPFFLTFLVQNNVNGLQAHHENQWIDVTFEDDVILVVIGDLLQVLP
- the LOC141591870 gene encoding iron-sulfur protein required for NADH dehydrogenase, mitochondrial-like, which gives rise to MKGMLKFNALNNLKYLMGMRGFSALAGKSKGLQIPGVKDIIAVASGKGGVGKSTTAVNLAAALASRYQLAIGLLDADVYGPSIPTMMKISGKPDVNEDMKMIPKENYGIKCMSMGLLVEKDQPIVWRGPMVMSALEKMAKGVEWGKLDILVVDMPPGTGDAQLTISQRLQLSGAIIVSTPQDIALLDARRGALMFSKVNVPIVGIIENMSCFKCPHCDKPSYIFGEGGARRTAEELSLDYLGDIPIEMQNRSCCDEGIPIVISSPESASAIGYTNVAKKVITKLKELAEKQFHPEISL